In a single window of the Streptomyces sp. HUAS ZL42 genome:
- a CDS encoding TIR-like protein FxsC → MVRALDAVAPDLDGTTLAEVLWLAARMGTPPEGTPAGSSPEPPAAGTSVPPSATGTDEGGSGPATARQPGRALHERLAGASDHVAGAAVAAPRGAGLPLAQEVTRALRPWKRPWPRGRRSALDVDATVDGYARSGELIPVFRPAPERWFGLVLVVDRSPAMRVWQDLIDDFTAVLNRLGAFRTLQVRELAFGDEGPELRDGLGRLTGPGEPRSPDARRLVVVVSDCAAPGWREPEVWRRIRSWSLTTPVALLNPLPPKLWRRTALDLPSVRVRPGAPGSDNLHLAFEPPPLLPDADPAGDTGAWLPVPVLSTSPHSLDRWSRTLMRGDPEGCGAVLVPRGGRLGGRPREHAGGVTAEGFLRTASPAAAQLAVLCAPFGRLGMGLLHLIRQELVPRATVADVAELLTSGLFAIDAAGDGPVELVVPDDVRSRLERELTVYEVRRMDRALERAERPGRLPAVAYDPQGSAQHPAGERAFAHARRRTLELLGLPAGDRPPLTGRERVVDTWHRERYPDNRPYFFLSYAHTPPWGPGAGDPDHWVNVFFQDLCNHIYQLTDLPAGAPAGFMDREMRSGEGWPDKLSENLANCRVLVPLFSPRYFSSEMCGREWFAFNERVLRARATGAGAGSVIVPALWTRVDFTDLPDSVRHIHLDPASFGDRYATNGIYGLIKLRRLRDEYEEVVFRLAQRIVEVASDSPLPPSRPRTYETTPSAFKPRGEGPRSIHLVVAAPTRDSIPDERDVRPYGEEAQDWNPYYSESSRPLVNLAEDLVRSLDYRVTVSSFDDEPVDEDGESGDAEAESLRPGILLMDRWALADEERRRRLQAYDANSRPWVSVIVPWNRSDLQNHGEDGRGLIEEMERTLPRITDRGRRTDVRIAVNGVPTLEAFTSVLPAVVAHATRQYFKHAQAQPPPGPHAPRPRLVDPDLFSDLGFGREGES, encoded by the coding sequence GTGGTGCGCGCGCTCGACGCCGTCGCGCCCGATCTGGACGGCACCACGCTGGCCGAGGTGCTCTGGCTGGCCGCGCGGATGGGCACCCCTCCGGAGGGCACGCCCGCAGGATCCTCGCCCGAGCCGCCGGCAGCCGGGACCTCCGTACCGCCGTCCGCGACCGGCACGGACGAGGGCGGCTCCGGCCCGGCGACCGCTCGGCAGCCCGGTCGGGCCCTCCACGAACGCCTCGCCGGGGCGAGTGACCACGTCGCCGGTGCTGCCGTGGCCGCTCCGCGGGGAGCGGGACTGCCGCTGGCCCAAGAGGTGACCCGTGCCCTGAGGCCCTGGAAACGGCCGTGGCCCCGGGGCCGCAGATCCGCCCTCGACGTCGATGCCACCGTCGACGGCTACGCTCGCAGCGGTGAGCTGATCCCCGTCTTCCGGCCGGCCCCCGAGCGCTGGTTCGGCCTGGTCCTGGTCGTCGACCGCTCTCCTGCCATGCGGGTGTGGCAGGACCTCATCGACGACTTCACAGCCGTCCTGAACCGCCTCGGGGCCTTCCGCACCCTTCAGGTGCGCGAACTCGCCTTCGGTGACGAGGGGCCCGAACTCCGCGACGGACTGGGCAGGCTGACCGGACCGGGCGAACCGCGTTCCCCCGACGCGCGCCGGCTGGTCGTCGTGGTCTCCGACTGTGCCGCACCGGGCTGGCGGGAGCCGGAGGTATGGCGCAGGATCCGCTCCTGGTCGCTGACGACACCGGTCGCCCTGCTCAACCCGCTCCCCCCGAAGCTCTGGCGAAGGACCGCCCTCGACCTGCCGTCCGTGCGTGTGCGGCCCGGCGCCCCCGGCTCGGACAACCTGCACCTGGCCTTCGAACCGCCGCCGCTGCTGCCGGACGCCGACCCGGCCGGGGACACCGGCGCCTGGCTGCCCGTCCCGGTGCTGTCGACTTCGCCGCACTCCCTGGACCGCTGGTCCCGCACCCTTATGCGGGGCGACCCCGAGGGATGCGGAGCCGTGCTGGTGCCCCGCGGTGGACGGCTGGGTGGTCGCCCCCGCGAACACGCCGGCGGGGTCACCGCCGAGGGGTTCCTGCGGACGGCGTCCCCGGCGGCGGCGCAACTCGCGGTCCTGTGTGCCCCGTTCGGTCGGCTGGGCATGGGCCTGCTCCACCTGATCCGCCAGGAACTGGTCCCGCGGGCCACCGTGGCCGATGTGGCCGAGCTGCTCACCAGCGGGCTCTTCGCGATCGACGCGGCAGGGGACGGGCCGGTCGAGCTGGTCGTGCCGGACGACGTGCGGTCGCGGCTGGAGCGGGAACTGACGGTGTACGAGGTGCGGCGGATGGACCGTGCCCTGGAACGGGCGGAGCGGCCGGGCCGGCTGCCTGCGGTAGCGTACGACCCGCAGGGCAGCGCGCAACACCCGGCCGGAGAGCGGGCGTTTGCCCACGCGAGACGCCGGACGCTGGAGCTGCTGGGACTGCCGGCGGGGGACCGGCCGCCGCTGACGGGACGGGAACGGGTCGTGGACACTTGGCATCGCGAACGGTATCCGGACAACCGGCCGTACTTCTTCCTGAGTTACGCCCACACTCCGCCCTGGGGTCCGGGCGCCGGCGATCCCGATCACTGGGTGAACGTCTTCTTCCAGGACCTGTGCAATCACATCTATCAGCTCACCGACCTGCCGGCCGGTGCACCGGCCGGCTTCATGGACCGGGAAATGCGGTCGGGCGAGGGATGGCCGGACAAGCTCAGTGAGAACCTCGCGAACTGCCGTGTGCTGGTGCCCTTGTTCTCCCCGCGCTACTTCTCGAGCGAGATGTGCGGCAGGGAATGGTTCGCGTTCAACGAGCGAGTGCTGCGGGCGAGAGCGACTGGTGCCGGTGCCGGCTCCGTGATCGTTCCCGCGCTGTGGACTCGTGTCGACTTCACCGACCTTCCCGACTCGGTGCGACACATCCACCTCGATCCCGCGAGCTTCGGTGATCGCTACGCGACCAACGGCATCTACGGCCTGATCAAGCTGCGCAGGCTGCGTGACGAGTACGAGGAGGTCGTCTTCCGGCTGGCCCAGCGCATCGTGGAGGTCGCGAGCGACTCGCCCCTGCCGCCCAGCCGTCCACGGACGTACGAGACCACCCCGAGCGCCTTCAAACCGCGAGGTGAGGGCCCGCGGAGCATCCACCTGGTCGTGGCCGCACCTACCCGGGACAGCATCCCGGACGAGCGGGACGTACGGCCGTACGGTGAGGAAGCCCAGGACTGGAACCCGTACTACTCGGAGTCCAGTCGCCCGCTGGTGAACCTCGCGGAGGACCTCGTCCGGTCCCTCGACTACCGCGTCACCGTCTCCTCCTTCGACGACGAGCCCGTCGACGAAGACGGAGAGTCCGGGGACGCGGAGGCGGAGTCCCTCCGCCCCGGCATCCTCCTGATGGACCGCTGGGCCCTCGCCGACGAGGAGCGCAGGCGCAGGCTCCAGGCCTACGACGCGAACTCCCGGCCCTGGGTGAGTGTGATCGTCCCCTGGAACCGTTCGGATCTGCAGAACCACGGCGAGGACGGTCGCGGACTCATCGAGGAAATGGAGCGGACGCTTCCGCGTATCACGGATCGGGGGCGCCGTACCGACGTGCGGATCGCCGTCAACGGCGTACCCACCCTCGAGGCCTTCACCAGCGTGCTCCCCGCCGTCGTGGCCCACGCCACCCGGCAGTACTTCAAGCATGCGCAGGCCCAGCCGCCTCCCGGCCCGCACGCTCCCCGGCCCCGCCTGGTGGATCCCGACCTCTTCTCGGACTTGGGGTTCGGCCGTGAGGGGGAGTCATGA